One window of the Shimwellia blattae DSM 4481 = NBRC 105725 genome contains the following:
- a CDS encoding AAA family ATPase produces the protein MINREKLLQLEQRMNQQVLGQEELIRMLIIALLCDGHVLLEGLPGLAKTRAVRELARHVEGEYRRIQFTPDLLPSDITGSEIYQQNATREEDQFRFRPGPVFGNIILADEINRASARVQSALLEAMEEHHVTVAGKTWPLPGLFMVLATQNPVDQEGTWPLPEAQLDRFLMKVLVHYPSKENEQKVMQLVRAEQQQKYQQLTQSAADTPQFTETLMLSQQEIAACWQAISAIHVSPTVENYIVNLVDLSRHPQMVSDTLAGYLTFGISPRGTLALERCGRAQAWLEGRDAVLPEDVKKVAPAVLRHRLMLSYQASADNCTPDDAVRMLLDAVVA, from the coding sequence ATGATCAACCGGGAGAAGTTATTACAGCTTGAGCAGCGGATGAACCAACAGGTGCTGGGGCAGGAAGAGCTGATACGCATGCTGATTATCGCCCTGCTCTGTGACGGCCACGTGCTGCTGGAAGGCCTGCCGGGGCTCGCAAAAACCCGTGCAGTGCGCGAACTTGCGCGCCATGTGGAGGGCGAATACCGCCGGATCCAGTTTACGCCAGACCTGTTACCCTCCGACATTACCGGTAGCGAAATTTACCAGCAGAACGCCACCCGGGAAGAGGATCAGTTCCGTTTCCGCCCCGGGCCGGTTTTCGGCAACATTATCCTGGCGGATGAAATCAACCGGGCCTCGGCACGCGTGCAGTCCGCACTGCTGGAGGCGATGGAAGAGCATCACGTCACGGTCGCGGGGAAAACCTGGCCCCTGCCCGGTCTATTTATGGTGCTCGCCACCCAAAACCCCGTTGACCAGGAGGGCACCTGGCCACTGCCGGAAGCGCAGCTTGACCGTTTCCTGATGAAAGTGCTGGTGCACTACCCCTCAAAAGAAAACGAACAGAAAGTCATGCAGCTGGTACGCGCCGAGCAGCAGCAAAAGTATCAGCAGCTGACACAGAGCGCGGCAGATACCCCGCAGTTCACGGAAACGCTGATGCTCAGCCAGCAGGAGATCGCCGCCTGCTGGCAGGCAATTTCCGCCATTCATGTCTCACCAACGGTCGAAAATTACATCGTGAATCTGGTGGATTTGAGCCGCCATCCGCAAATGGTGAGCGATACGCTGGCCGGTTACCTTACGTTCGGTATCAGCCCGCGCGGCACGCTGGCACTGGAGCGCTGCGGGCGCGCCCAGGCCTGGCTGGAGGGACGTGATGCGGTACTACCAGAGGACGTCAAAAAAGTCGCACCCGCGGTTCTGCGCCATCGCCTGATGCTCAGCTACCAGGCCAGCGCCGATAATTGCACACCGGATGACGCCGTGCGCATGTTGCTTGACGCAGTGGTGGCGTAA
- a CDS encoding DUF58 domain-containing protein, whose translation MSRAVRIDRDSLMALAPQARAIINPPGQIPPGALAGERVSRQQGRGLNFDSLRRYQPGDDVRLIDWQATARMRTPWIRLYNEEKERPVFLLVDQRLNMFFSTCGQTKSVAAASIAGLLAWRSLHDGDRLGGAVFGDRDYALRKCRSPTSTLPVFFDDLVRYNHRVADDYPHEKPGALSLAAILRHSLPLVPAGCWVALISDFHDLDNECDALLAALRRRGEVSAFVTLDDLHLRLPSHGRLAARYAGQETTFSLSPSLQNGVKQSVTARLAAQASRLTRLGVQVNQIVVGGDLLRQLQQGV comes from the coding sequence ATGAGCCGCGCCGTTCGCATCGACCGTGACAGTCTGATGGCGCTCGCGCCACAGGCCCGGGCGATTATCAACCCGCCAGGGCAGATCCCACCCGGGGCGCTCGCGGGTGAGAGAGTGTCGCGCCAGCAAGGGCGCGGACTGAATTTTGACAGCCTGCGCCGCTACCAGCCCGGCGACGATGTACGCCTGATTGACTGGCAGGCCACCGCCCGGATGCGCACACCGTGGATTCGGCTCTATAACGAAGAAAAAGAGCGCCCGGTTTTTCTGCTGGTTGACCAGCGGCTGAATATGTTTTTTTCCACCTGCGGGCAGACCAAATCAGTCGCCGCGGCCAGTATCGCCGGGCTGCTGGCCTGGCGCAGCCTGCACGACGGCGATCGCCTGGGTGGCGCGGTATTTGGTGACCGTGATTACGCCCTGCGTAAATGCCGCTCTCCGACCAGCACCCTCCCCGTTTTTTTCGACGATCTGGTGCGCTACAACCACCGTGTAGCGGACGATTATCCCCATGAAAAGCCCGGCGCCCTGTCACTGGCGGCAATTCTGCGCCACAGCCTGCCGCTGGTTCCGGCTGGCTGCTGGGTGGCATTGATCAGCGATTTTCACGATCTGGATAACGAATGCGACGCCCTGCTGGCGGCGCTGCGCCGTCGCGGCGAAGTGAGCGCCTTCGTAACACTTGACGATCTGCACTTACGCCTGCCCTCTCACGGGCGGCTCGCCGCCCGCTACGCAGGGCAGGAGACCACCTTCTCCCTCTCCCCCTCGCTACAGAACGGCGTTAAGCAGAGCGTAACGGCGCGTCTGGCGGCCCAGGCGTCGCGCCTTACCCGCCTCGGCGTACAGGTGAATCAGATCGTCGTCGGCGGGGATCTGCTCAGACAATTGCAACAAGGGGTGTAG
- a CDS encoding DUF4381 domain-containing protein, producing the protein MLEKGFTVPNLAEPVLPEAPSWLPLPPGWLILGSALLLVLLIFLLIRVARWRRNLWRRQALHALTRPQTADDWLLLIKRVLLVHHPREQISAALNPDDWLQGVPLDDALRHALSRRYCQADNLLNDTDTARLRMQLRSWIEELPHV; encoded by the coding sequence ATGCTGGAGAAAGGATTTACGGTACCCAACCTGGCTGAGCCCGTGCTCCCCGAAGCGCCCTCCTGGCTGCCACTGCCACCGGGATGGCTGATTCTGGGTAGCGCGCTGCTACTTGTACTGCTGATTTTCCTGCTTATCCGCGTCGCCAGATGGCGGCGAAATCTGTGGCGACGGCAGGCTCTGCACGCCCTCACCAGGCCGCAGACGGCCGACGACTGGCTACTGCTGATCAAGCGCGTGTTGCTGGTGCACCATCCCCGCGAGCAGATTAGCGCCGCGCTCAATCCGGATGACTGGCTGCAGGGAGTCCCCCTTGACGACGCGCTGCGCCATGCGCTCAGCCGTCGCTACTGCCAGGCAGACAATCTGCTGAACGACACAGACACCGCACGGCTGCGCATGCAGCTGCGCAGCTGGATCGAGGAGTTGCCCCATGTCTGA
- a CDS encoding VWA domain-containing protein → MSDALARVAFAWPWAWLLLLLPLAGRFFMAKERSLKEFVRVPFLPALIESLQPDNQPARSGKMATGAFWVIWALLVCALARPEFLTTPQHIEKPMRNIMLILDVSGSMEKNDVAGGISRLQAVQASVKKFVAARKSDRIGLVIFANSAWPFAPVSEDKQALQTRIDQLSPGMAGQQTAIGDALGVTVKLFDQAGDNEASRLAILLTDGNDTASQLPPRLAAQLAASHHVQVHTIAFGDTKSSGDDKVDLPLLQEIARTTGGRSWTAENSGASLDAVWQEIDAITPVQVKSIGWSWRVPLFAWPLAAALLLLLAFTLARLFREKTA, encoded by the coding sequence ATGTCTGACGCTCTCGCCCGCGTGGCTTTCGCCTGGCCCTGGGCCTGGCTACTGCTTTTATTGCCACTGGCTGGCCGCTTTTTTATGGCCAAAGAGCGGTCGCTGAAAGAGTTCGTGCGGGTCCCCTTTCTGCCCGCGCTTATCGAATCGCTGCAGCCCGACAACCAGCCCGCACGCAGCGGGAAAATGGCGACAGGCGCATTCTGGGTTATCTGGGCGCTGCTGGTTTGTGCCCTCGCCCGTCCGGAGTTTCTCACTACGCCGCAGCATATCGAAAAGCCAATGCGCAACATTATGCTGATTCTCGACGTTTCCGGTTCGATGGAGAAGAACGACGTTGCGGGCGGTATCAGCCGGTTACAGGCGGTGCAGGCATCAGTGAAAAAGTTCGTTGCGGCCCGCAAGTCTGACCGCATCGGTCTGGTGATTTTCGCCAACAGCGCCTGGCCGTTCGCGCCGGTCAGTGAAGATAAGCAGGCGTTGCAGACACGTATCGACCAGCTGTCTCCCGGAATGGCAGGCCAGCAGACAGCGATAGGCGACGCGCTGGGGGTCACGGTCAAACTCTTTGACCAGGCAGGCGACAACGAAGCCAGCCGTCTGGCGATTTTACTGACCGATGGTAACGACACTGCCTCGCAGCTTCCCCCACGCCTGGCCGCACAACTGGCGGCCAGCCACCATGTGCAGGTTCACACCATTGCTTTTGGCGATACGAAAAGCAGTGGCGACGATAAAGTGGATCTGCCGCTGCTGCAGGAAATAGCCCGCACGACTGGCGGGCGGTCATGGACTGCCGAAAACAGCGGCGCCTCACTGGATGCCGTGTGGCAGGAGATTGACGCCATCACCCCGGTTCAGGTGAAAAGCATCGGCTGGTCGTGGCGCGTTCCGCTATTCGCCTGGCCGCTGGCCGCCGCGTTGCTCCTGCTGCTGGCCTTTACGCTGGCCCGTCTGTTCAGGGAGAAAACCGCATGA
- a CDS encoding tetratricopeptide repeat protein: MSDFHFLYPWRLLWLIPCVALWWLPSAGGSAWSRIMDKPLAKALIVGRQRKITRVLPWIFILGAVALAGPSWQRQLPAALTPQSNVMVILQQDTAMLAGDLAPSRHQRMQNKIMSLTERMPGTRFGLVVYNTGAWLTTPLTVDSAFYSLFLHAQSPALLPAGEGSGLRHAVDLALKNMPSAPRSIIVVADTLSAEDARWLASQQTPLQLWVPGTADGGALPEKYAASATDTRLNIARFQTVRDSGVPVTLVTADESDLPVIQSHIEQSVTAQNNARSDLHWRNDGWIVIIPLLAIVLVWRRQLFCWLLVAPLLLWQPESQAAWLDAWISPDIQGQHAFSRGEYEAAARRFADPLRAGIAWYRAGNYPAATVAFRQAPQTPEALLWTGNSYAQQKEWQQALNSYDRALSLRPDWQLAQGNRAKIAAIIMKLRQKERDRQSAQGEEQDYKPDAIRHDLKPDQGVKQQDIQPVAGGNPQINQWYENLAVSPAGLLENLYRTQPGDAQ, encoded by the coding sequence ATGAGCGATTTCCATTTTTTATATCCCTGGCGTTTGCTATGGCTTATCCCGTGTGTGGCGCTGTGGTGGCTGCCCTCCGCTGGCGGCAGTGCCTGGTCACGCATTATGGATAAACCGCTGGCAAAAGCACTGATTGTCGGACGCCAGCGCAAAATCACCCGCGTACTACCGTGGATCTTTATTCTGGGCGCCGTGGCACTGGCCGGGCCAAGCTGGCAACGTCAGTTGCCCGCCGCCCTGACACCGCAGAGCAATGTGATGGTCATTTTGCAGCAAGACACGGCCATGCTGGCGGGCGATCTGGCCCCCAGCCGCCATCAGCGTATGCAGAATAAGATAATGTCATTGACAGAGCGCATGCCCGGCACCCGCTTTGGCCTGGTGGTCTATAACACCGGCGCGTGGCTGACAACGCCACTGACGGTCGACAGCGCATTCTACTCGCTCTTTTTACATGCACAATCTCCTGCCCTGTTACCGGCAGGCGAAGGCTCCGGACTCCGCCACGCGGTCGATCTGGCGCTGAAAAATATGCCTTCCGCACCACGCAGTATCATTGTGGTGGCAGATACCCTAAGCGCTGAAGACGCCCGCTGGCTCGCCAGCCAGCAGACCCCCCTGCAACTCTGGGTTCCGGGGACAGCCGACGGCGGCGCGCTGCCGGAGAAATACGCCGCCAGCGCCACCGACACCCGGCTTAACATCGCCCGTTTTCAGACGGTACGCGATAGCGGCGTTCCGGTGACACTGGTCACGGCAGATGAGAGCGATCTGCCGGTGATCCAGAGCCATATTGAACAGAGCGTTACCGCACAGAACAACGCACGCAGCGACCTGCACTGGCGTAACGATGGCTGGATAGTCATCATCCCGCTACTCGCAATAGTGCTGGTCTGGCGGCGGCAGCTCTTTTGCTGGCTGCTGGTCGCCCCGCTATTGCTGTGGCAGCCCGAAAGCCAGGCGGCCTGGCTGGATGCATGGATAAGCCCTGATATTCAGGGGCAGCACGCCTTCTCCCGCGGCGAGTATGAGGCTGCCGCCCGGCGTTTCGCGGATCCGCTGAGAGCGGGGATCGCCTGGTACCGTGCAGGGAACTATCCCGCGGCGACGGTAGCGTTTCGCCAGGCGCCGCAAACACCCGAAGCCCTACTCTGGACGGGCAATAGCTATGCGCAGCAAAAAGAGTGGCAGCAGGCCCTGAACAGCTACGATCGGGCGTTAAGCCTGCGACCGGACTGGCAACTGGCACAGGGAAACCGGGCAAAAATCGCCGCCATCATCATGAAACTGCGCCAGAAAGAGCGCGATCGCCAGTCGGCTCAGGGCGAAGAGCAGGATTACAAGCCCGATGCCATCAGGCACGATCTGAAGCCGGATCAGGGGGTGAAACAGCAGGATATTCAGCCCGTGGCGGGCGGCAATCCACAAATTAACCAGTGGTATGAAAACCTTGCCGTCTCCCCGGCGGGCCTGCTGGAAAACCTCTACCGCACGCAGCCAGGAGACGCCCAATGA
- a CDS encoding BatD family protein codes for MKLLWLLLIAVLPCQAAMTITRELIAPEHVAPGQPVRVAVTFWTDTWFNPPPEWPDFPVENGTLLTTASPNQLLTRREGSTSWSGVRMERQIAAWDQGMLRLPATEITLSGAGQAPVTVPLPALEKAVTWPEDVQQPDHFLPASGLSLSQKINLYHSSGDNTLRAGDVVERVVTVRASDVAAAQIPPLLYAIAGTHTQRLTPVSQPITTGRGETTGTQRTETLRYLPVDAGVVTLPPVRLRWWDTTHQQWQVAELPGSTYPVAAPKAAGAEAALRGEIHTPAWLTTLQAAAVIAAAWLLFFFRRALLRSGRFLFRRWHRFWHPLSLPGQIPENRSK; via the coding sequence ATGAAACTGCTCTGGTTATTGCTGATTGCTGTTCTGCCCTGTCAGGCGGCGATGACTATCACGCGCGAACTGATTGCGCCGGAGCATGTGGCCCCCGGCCAGCCAGTACGCGTCGCCGTGACCTTCTGGACTGATACCTGGTTCAATCCGCCACCCGAATGGCCGGATTTCCCGGTGGAGAATGGCACATTGCTGACTACCGCATCGCCAAATCAACTGCTCACCCGCCGTGAAGGCAGCACCAGCTGGAGCGGCGTGCGGATGGAGCGGCAGATAGCCGCATGGGATCAGGGCATGTTGCGGTTACCGGCGACAGAGATCACCCTTTCTGGCGCGGGACAGGCACCGGTAACGGTTCCGCTGCCCGCGCTGGAAAAAGCAGTGACCTGGCCGGAGGACGTGCAGCAGCCCGACCATTTTCTGCCCGCCTCCGGGCTGTCACTCAGCCAGAAAATAAATCTCTATCACAGCAGTGGTGATAACACACTGCGGGCCGGTGATGTTGTTGAACGTGTCGTTACCGTGCGGGCAAGTGACGTGGCAGCTGCGCAGATTCCACCGCTGCTCTACGCCATTGCCGGGACGCACACTCAGCGTCTGACGCCGGTGAGCCAGCCGATAACCACCGGGCGCGGAGAGACGACAGGCACGCAACGGACAGAAACTCTGCGCTATCTGCCAGTGGACGCGGGCGTCGTCACGCTGCCGCCTGTCCGGCTACGCTGGTGGGATACCACACATCAGCAGTGGCAGGTCGCCGAACTGCCCGGTAGCACCTACCCGGTGGCAGCTCCGAAGGCAGCAGGAGCTGAAGCGGCGCTGCGTGGGGAGATTCACACCCCCGCCTGGCTGACGACCCTGCAGGCCGCCGCCGTGATCGCTGCCGCCTGGTTGCTCTTTTTCTTTCGCCGCGCGTTACTGCGCAGCGGCCGTTTTCTCTTTCGCCGGTGGCATCGTTTCTGGCATCCCCTTTCGCTGCCGGGACAAATCCCGGAAAACAGGAGTAAATAA